The Tindallia magadiensis genome includes the window TAGCTATTCTTTAGCTTATGATTATCTTTAATAGGCAGCGGCTGACAGGTGTCCAAATCCTAATTCATTGGTGGCTCCTGTAATCGCCTGAAGTTCTACTTCGATAGATCCGTCTTCTCTTAAGCTTCCAGCAAAACCACCTGCAATGGAATCGATATAAGCGGTAGTTCCGATCAGTCGGTTCATATCTGGCAATACAATGGTTTCGTTGGCATTTCCATTCGTAACAACGGCATTGGCTTTCGGGTCAGCATCGGCTAAGGATTGGCTGGCTCCATCTCGACCGGCATATTCATCTGTTACAATAACAGTTTTAATGCCTTTTTCTTCAATTTTTCGGCAGTTCATAATTAAGTCAGTATCCGGATTTCCGAAACCTTCCTGAGTAACAATCGCTCCGTCCAGCCCCATAAATTCGCATAGTTTCGCAGTCCAGTTGGAAGAACGTTCTTTATCAGCCAAGGTAACATTTTCGTTGGTGATGATAACGCCCAGAAAGTTTAGCGTTTTTCCGTGTTCTTCGTATAAATCTTCGATTACCGGATTATTCAAATGAACATAGGTTGGGTTTTTATCGCAAGCAGATACGCAGTTTCCACTAACAATGGCGCCATCCATAATTTCTGTTGGATACATTACTGTTGGAACCAGTTTTTTTGCATCCACACCATAAACATAGGTATCATGCAATAGTCCTTGAGTTTGCAACATATATACATAACCAACCCGAGGCAAGTCTGGATGTAGTTCGGCGGCTTCTCTAGGTGCCAGCGTTTCATAAGTTTTCACTTCGTCTGGTTCTATATTTTTGATCACTTCGCCAATAAAAGCGGCTGCCTTCAAGCCAATGGTTCTTAGTGCAGCTTCATGTTCATGGGCTTTAATGCCTGGTTTTGGCTCTGCTGTAATAACAATATTATGGGTTTTTGAGAAAGGTGTGTACTCAGCTCCAGGGCCTGACATGTCAATAATACCTTCTTGGAAACCAACGACTTTACCAGCCGTTACCACCGCTACATTTTTCATCGCATGGGTTCGTCCATTACCTACGGTGTGTACCTTTCCTAGCATTCCAGGAAAGATAGAGCCATGTCCTTTTACTTTAACTCTTGGCTCAATCACGTCTTTTACCGGAGTAATACGTACAGATTCGCCTGGATGAGCTAAGTCTACCCTCATTTTCCATAGGTGTTCTTCGCCTCCAATAGCCTCCAGTAATTCTCTGTGGTCAACGACCAGAATACGTCCGTCCACATGGGTTTTATCCCCAAACTGAACGTCTTCAATAAAAATTTTCCCTAACTCCAGCTTCATTTTTTTCTCTCCTTTCTTTTCTCTTCCTATACAAATGCATAAAACAACAACTACATAAAACGTAATGCTATATGATAAAACATTTTTGCTTCTCTATTTTGCTGCTTTCACCTTATTCATCCTTCATCGATTTCATCCTGCTTTTCTTTACTTCCCTGATCCATCACTGGTTTTATTAAATCCAGATCTATCAGTTGAAGGTCTGGCAGATCTTCATCTCGATAAGTCCGTAATGAATTTAATTTTCCATCCTTTCCCTTAAAAGAATTCAACAAGGAAAATACCTGCTCTAAGGTTTGTAAGGAAGTCATATGAAGCGAATCTGCCCAGTCAGATATTACTACCGTGCGATAAGGAGTTTCATAAGGCTTAATGCTTCCTACCAGAGGATGGGATATTATTCGATGACCAGCATGTACCCGGTCGCGCACTTTCGTTAAAACCAGCTCATAGTCACCTTCTACCCATAGTAAGGGTATTTGTGTCCCTTCTAACTCTTTTTTCACCATTGGATTATTACTTACTACCATCTTACCACCGCCAGGGATAAATTATTTCATTCATACATAGAAAACGATTCAAGATAACCCATTTGAAAATACAAAAAGAGCAAACAAGATACTGTCCTGTTTGCTCTGTATTGGTACCTGAGAGTTTCTCCCTGTTGATCAGTAATCTTCAACAAGACTTGCTCCTTCGGTGCTTTCGCTTTCCAGAGATCTGTCCGCATGCGGTCTTTTTGCCTGAGAAATTCACTAACGCTGTTCGGCAGCTAGCTTTTACCTTCGGCGGCCCATTATCGGACTCTCTCCCACATACATCATCCAGTATTTTTATGAAGTTATCAAGAATGTTTCGCATTAACATCGAACTTTGTAATCATTGTATAACGTTTTCCTATAAAAATCAATCTATTTTTTGATAATAAATTAACAAAATTTCAAATCAGATCCATTTTTAACAGGAAGGTATCTTCCCACCTTTAACTAAATCTAAAGAATCAAAAAACTTCAAGTATTCTACCACTCACATCCAATCAAAACTCGCCACATAAGATGACGTAAATTTCCGAATATTCCATCAGCCATCAAGGGAATTCCTCCTAAGCTGTTCCACAGACAGTATCTTACTTAAATAGCCCTTCGAATCAATCAGCATTCTAGCTGATAACAATTACTCGGAAAACGATATCCCTACACACGCCTATTTTGAAGGTTTTAATCAACTGATTACAATTAATAGGAAAAATTTTCTCTTAATTTTGTGGAAAAGCACCAATGTCATTTTCTTTAGAGAATTGCGAAATAATGGTAAAATGAGAATATAAAGAGATTCACATGTTAAAAGATGAATATAACTTTTATAGGGAGGTTTTTTAATGATAAGTAAGTTTAATTACGCAAAACCCCAAACAAAGCAAGAAGCCATCGATTTTTTATCAGCTAATCCAGGGACTAAAATCTTGGCTGGCGGTACAGATCTTATGATATCGCTTCGAAGAAACGTAGAGATGGTGGAAAACGTTTTAGATATCAAAGGGATTGAAGATCTTCATCGCTTTGACTATAAAAAAGGTGAAGGTCTTTATATTGGAGCTACTGTATTAGTCAACGAAATAGCGGAGTCAGATATTGTGATTGAAAAGTATCACGCACTTTCGCAAGCAGCAGGTGCTTTGGCCTCCTATCAATTAAGAAATAGAGCAACTCTTGTAGGTAATATTTGTAACGCATCACCTGGAGCAGATCTTTCCTCACCGCTTCTCACATATCATGCAATGGTTCATATCGAAGGATCTAACGGAAAAAGAGAGTTACCGCTGGAAAGTTTCTTTACAGGAGTAAAAAAGACAGCCTTAAAAGAAGACGAAATAGTGATAGGTGTATCTCTTCCTGATGTCCAGTCCGGAGATATAAGTGAGTTTAGAAGGCAAACCCGTGTGAAAGGACATGATTTAGCAACCGTAGGTCTTACGATCAGAAGAACACCCGATAAGCAAACTTTTATTGCAATGGCCGCCGTTGCGCCTACACCTATTCGTCTTAAAGAAGTGGAAAAAGAACTGATGAAGAAAGAGTTTAACGAAGAAACGGCTCTGTGGTTAAAAGAAGAGATCCAAAAACATATTAAGCCTATCAGCGATGTCC containing:
- a CDS encoding glycine/sarcosine/betaine reductase component B subunit — encoded protein: MKLELGKIFIEDVQFGDKTHVDGRILVVDHRELLEAIGGEEHLWKMRVDLAHPGESVRITPVKDVIEPRVKVKGHGSIFPGMLGKVHTVGNGRTHAMKNVAVVTAGKVVGFQEGIIDMSGPGAEYTPFSKTHNIVITAEPKPGIKAHEHEAALRTIGLKAAAFIGEVIKNIEPDEVKTYETLAPREAAELHPDLPRVGYVYMLQTQGLLHDTYVYGVDAKKLVPTVMYPTEIMDGAIVSGNCVSACDKNPTYVHLNNPVIEDLYEEHGKTLNFLGVIITNENVTLADKERSSNWTAKLCEFMGLDGAIVTQEGFGNPDTDLIMNCRKIEEKGIKTVIVTDEYAGRDGASQSLADADPKANAVVTNGNANETIVLPDMNRLIGTTAYIDSIAGGFAGSLREDGSIEVELQAITGATNELGFGHLSAAAY
- a CDS encoding FAD binding domain-containing protein, whose amino-acid sequence is MISKFNYAKPQTKQEAIDFLSANPGTKILAGGTDLMISLRRNVEMVENVLDIKGIEDLHRFDYKKGEGLYIGATVLVNEIAESDIVIEKYHALSQAAGALASYQLRNRATLVGNICNASPGADLSSPLLTYHAMVHIEGSNGKRELPLESFFTGVKKTALKEDEIVIGVSLPDVQSGDISEFRRQTRVKGHDLATVGLTIRRTPDKQTFIAMAAVAPTPIRLKEVEKELMKKEFNEETALWLKEEIQKHIKPISDVRSSLEYRFLAAGALANKAMMAMIEKGVK
- a CDS encoding GrdX family protein, translated to MVVSNNPMVKKELEGTQIPLLWVEGDYELVLTKVRDRVHAGHRIISHPLVGSIKPYETPYRTVVISDWADSLHMTSLQTLEQVFSLLNSFKGKDGKLNSLRTYRDEDLPDLQLIDLDLIKPVMDQGSKEKQDEIDEG